A region from the Hydrogenimonas sp. genome encodes:
- a CDS encoding chromosome initiation inhibitor: protein MLKDFAKLETFLTVIREHSFSKASAKLGISQPAVTQQIKFIEKYLDCKVIERKKNGVILTKEGEDLYRIALRLEKCINSAERDLIKIINKEITFRIGASFTIGNFVIPGKCLNNIKEVIRNDVQVKVELSAQVIDDILDKKIDLGLIESPVFKDDVIYREWLDDELVIFSNRPLPRYLKPEDLKSFRWICRNESSHTRKLVKEVFEEIGFDCNGLDVLYEVDSTSTLKASILKADKDESKPPVVSVISHAAVADEVENGLLYEAKIRGHRIKRKLYIAYSKERKHDAFIENVVGYLQQAKC, encoded by the coding sequence ATGTTGAAAGATTTTGCGAAACTGGAGACCTTTTTGACGGTCATCCGGGAACATAGTTTTTCCAAAGCTTCGGCGAAGCTCGGGATCTCCCAGCCTGCTGTCACGCAGCAGATCAAGTTTATCGAAAAATATCTCGACTGTAAAGTGATTGAACGCAAAAAAAACGGGGTGATCCTTACCAAAGAGGGTGAAGATCTATACCGTATCGCACTCCGTCTCGAGAAGTGCATCAACAGTGCCGAGAGAGATCTGATAAAGATCATAAACAAAGAGATCACCTTCAGAATAGGAGCCTCTTTCACCATCGGCAACTTCGTCATTCCCGGCAAATGCCTCAACAACATCAAAGAGGTCATCCGTAATGACGTACAGGTGAAAGTGGAGCTGTCGGCGCAGGTTATAGACGATATTCTGGACAAGAAGATAGACCTCGGCCTCATAGAGTCTCCGGTTTTCAAAGATGACGTGATCTACCGCGAATGGCTTGATGACGAGCTTGTGATCTTCAGCAACAGGCCTCTTCCCCGGTATCTGAAGCCGGAGGATCTCAAAAGTTTCCGATGGATCTGCAGAAACGAGTCTTCACATACCAGGAAGCTGGTGAAAGAGGTTTTCGAAGAGATCGGATTCGACTGTAACGGACTCGATGTTCTGTATGAAGTTGACAGCACATCCACACTCAAAGCCTCGATTCTGAAAGCGGACAAAGATGAGAGCAAGCCGCCGGTAGTATCGGTCATATCACATGCCGCCGTTGCGGACGAGGTTGAAAACGGACTCCTTTACGAAGCGAAAATCAGAGGCCACCGCATAAAGAGAAAACTCTACATAGCCTACTCCAAAGAGCGCAAGCACGATGCATTCATCGAGAATGTGGTAGGTTACCTGCAGCAGGCCAAGTGCTAG
- a CDS encoding ATP-dependent DNA helicase UvrD/PcrA/Rep, epsilon proteobacterial type 2 — protein MDKILEELNQQQREAARHIDGPLLILAGAGSGKTKTITSRLAYLLSLGIDPANTLTLTFTNKAASQMRERALSMIENPVYPPLLCTFHKFGLLFLKFNIERLERKNDFIVIDTDDKKRIVKQISKELPTPLVASEISRYKNSLIDPDQAVEQAEHPNYKTISRIYKIYQEYLEENNLVDFDDLLMLTYKILDKDEDIRKSISERYRYIMVDEYQDTNELQLQLLKKLCHSHTNLCVVGDDDQSIYGWRGANIKNILEFSNMFEGTKVVKLENNYRSTEEILSAANLLIQHNRGRLGKRLISTKGRGEPVTLFQSHDENEESDKIARAIKQLIDSGVPAGEIAVLYRINALSRSLEEGLNRAGVAYQLVGGVRFYERAEIKDAISYLRIIANSHDDFSFKRVINRPKRGIGKATIDKIERAAFERRQSLYQFLAETPKSELSKLLSKKAYASINRFINDLEILQETLERSTMEFIEMLEPTIGLKEYYASMPDGMERVLNLDEFYGLFRDMVKKSPDMSLDAFLNEISLQSEQDQIKGEQISIMSVHASKGLEFRHLFVIGMEEEFFPLLGDGCDIEEERRLGYVAMTRAKESLTLSTVQSRFHKGRRKQLEKSRFLTEAGLLEGSLVIEKSVGYKKGDLVKHKLFGIGRVLGVSRAGRDFKLQINFGGDRREILSSFVEKV, from the coding sequence ATGGATAAGATATTGGAAGAACTGAACCAGCAGCAGCGTGAAGCGGCCCGTCATATCGACGGACCCCTGCTCATTCTTGCCGGGGCCGGCAGCGGGAAGACGAAGACCATCACATCCCGCCTGGCCTATCTGCTCTCTTTGGGAATAGATCCGGCAAATACGCTCACACTCACCTTCACCAACAAAGCGGCCTCGCAGATGAGGGAGAGAGCCCTCTCCATGATAGAGAACCCGGTATACCCGCCTCTTCTGTGCACCTTCCATAAATTCGGTCTCCTCTTTCTGAAGTTCAATATCGAGAGACTGGAACGGAAAAACGACTTCATAGTCATCGACACTGACGACAAGAAGAGAATCGTCAAACAGATAAGCAAAGAGCTCCCTACACCGCTGGTGGCGAGCGAGATATCCAGATACAAAAACTCTCTCATAGATCCCGATCAGGCGGTGGAGCAGGCCGAACATCCGAACTACAAGACGATATCGAGAATCTATAAAATCTACCAGGAGTACCTCGAAGAGAACAACCTTGTCGATTTCGACGACCTTCTCATGCTCACCTACAAAATCCTGGACAAAGACGAAGATATCAGAAAGAGCATCAGCGAACGCTACAGGTATATAATGGTAGACGAGTACCAGGATACCAACGAACTGCAGCTGCAGCTGCTAAAAAAGCTCTGCCACTCACATACAAACCTATGTGTAGTCGGGGACGACGACCAGAGCATATACGGCTGGAGGGGCGCCAACATAAAGAACATACTGGAGTTCTCCAACATGTTCGAAGGCACGAAAGTGGTGAAACTGGAGAACAACTACCGCTCCACCGAAGAGATTCTCTCGGCGGCGAACCTTCTCATCCAGCATAACCGCGGAAGGCTTGGAAAGAGGCTGATCAGCACAAAAGGGAGAGGTGAACCGGTAACACTTTTTCAGAGCCATGACGAAAACGAAGAGTCAGACAAGATTGCCCGTGCTATAAAGCAGCTGATCGATAGCGGTGTTCCTGCCGGCGAAATAGCGGTTCTATACCGTATAAACGCCCTCTCCCGCTCCCTTGAAGAGGGGCTCAACCGTGCAGGCGTAGCCTATCAGCTCGTAGGGGGTGTACGCTTCTATGAACGGGCGGAGATCAAAGATGCCATAAGCTACCTACGCATCATAGCCAACAGCCACGACGACTTCAGCTTCAAAAGGGTGATAAACAGGCCGAAAAGGGGAATAGGCAAAGCGACCATCGACAAGATAGAGAGGGCGGCCTTCGAACGGCGGCAGTCGCTCTACCAATTCCTTGCCGAAACACCGAAGTCGGAGCTCTCCAAGCTTTTGAGCAAAAAAGCCTACGCCTCAATAAACAGGTTCATAAACGACCTGGAGATACTGCAGGAGACACTGGAGCGCTCCACTATGGAGTTTATAGAGATGCTGGAACCTACAATCGGCCTAAAAGAGTACTACGCCTCCATGCCCGACGGAATGGAGAGAGTGCTCAACCTCGACGAGTTCTACGGCCTGTTCCGCGATATGGTGAAGAAGAGCCCCGATATGAGCCTGGACGCCTTCCTCAACGAGATATCTCTTCAGAGCGAGCAGGACCAGATAAAGGGGGAGCAGATATCCATCATGAGTGTCCACGCTTCGAAGGGGCTGGAGTTCAGGCACCTTTTCGTTATAGGTATGGAGGAGGAGTTCTTTCCGCTCCTTGGAGACGGCTGCGATATAGAAGAGGAGCGAAGGCTCGGCTACGTGGCGATGACGAGAGCCAAAGAGAGCCTTACACTCTCGACGGTACAGAGCAGATTTCACAAAGGGCGCAGGAAACAGCTGGAGAAGAGCCGCTTCCTGACAGAAGCGGGGCTGCTGGAGGGCTCTTTGGTCATCGAGAAATCGGTAGGATACAAAAAAGGGGATCTCGTGAAGCACAAACTCTTCGGTATCGGGCGTGTTCTCGGCGTCTCACGTGCCGGGAGAGATTTCAAACTCCAGATAAACTTCGGCGGCGACAGGAGGGAGATTCTCTCCTCGTTCGTCGAAAAGGTCTGA
- a CDS encoding tRNA pseudouridine synthase B produces the protein MSSQNRLFVARKPMFTGSNHLLSRIKRRYGVKKAGFSGTLDPFACGVLIIAFGQYTKLFRFLKKSPKTYRATLWLGAESETLDIESVNRITPLPPLPEERIVSTLESFKGEFRYTPPSFSAKRIEGRRAYDLARAGEEVKLQECTSTIYDIRFLHYSHPFITFEADVGEGTYIRSLGEAVAAELGSAGALSYLERIREGAFIYEDEKPLDPLDYLEPPENRYLGDHKDLLLGRKLEKSKFENRNPGIYHTLFDKYFAIIEIDDGDRVAYLLNKVELCSY, from the coding sequence TTGTCCTCTCAAAACCGCCTCTTTGTGGCCAGAAAACCGATGTTCACCGGCTCCAACCACCTACTCTCCCGCATAAAGAGGCGCTACGGTGTGAAAAAAGCGGGATTCTCCGGTACACTGGACCCTTTCGCATGCGGAGTTCTCATAATAGCTTTCGGCCAGTATACGAAACTCTTCCGCTTTCTTAAAAAGAGCCCAAAAACATACAGGGCGACTCTATGGCTCGGTGCCGAAAGCGAGACTCTCGATATAGAGTCGGTAAACCGCATAACACCCCTGCCGCCGCTCCCGGAGGAGAGGATAGTATCGACTCTTGAGTCGTTCAAAGGCGAATTCAGATACACCCCTCCGAGCTTCAGCGCCAAACGCATAGAGGGCAGAAGGGCATACGACCTTGCACGCGCCGGGGAGGAGGTGAAGCTGCAGGAGTGCACCTCTACGATCTACGATATCAGGTTTCTACACTACAGCCATCCGTTCATCACATTCGAAGCGGACGTAGGAGAGGGAACCTACATCCGCTCTCTCGGCGAAGCGGTCGCCGCAGAGCTTGGATCTGCGGGGGCGCTCAGCTATCTTGAGCGCATACGTGAAGGGGCGTTCATATACGAAGATGAGAAGCCTCTTGATCCCCTCGACTACCTGGAGCCGCCTGAAAACCGCTATCTTGGGGATCATAAAGATCTGCTTCTCGGCAGAAAACTGGAAAAGTCGAAATTCGAGAATCGAAATCCCGGCATATACCACACACTTTTTGACAAATATTTTGCTATTATAGAGATTGATGACGGCGACCGGGTTGCCTATCTGCTAAACAAGGTGGAACTATGCTCGTACTGA
- a CDS encoding carbon storage regulator, producing MLVLTRKKDEAIRIGEDIVIKIISCDRHGVRIGIEAPGDVTILREELFLAVSEENRRASKEAPSQLIDKLKERLAES from the coding sequence ATGCTCGTACTGACACGCAAAAAAGATGAAGCGATTCGTATCGGTGAAGATATCGTAATCAAGATAATTTCATGCGACAGGCATGGAGTGCGCATCGGAATAGAGGCCCCCGGAGATGTCACCATACTCAGAGAGGAGCTCTTTCTTGCAGTAAGCGAAGAGAACAGAAGAGCCTCCAAAGAGGCACCCTCCCAGCTGATCGACAAACTCAAGGAGAGACTCGCCGAATCATGA
- a CDS encoding 4-diphosphocytidyl-2-C-methyl-D-erythritol kinase yields the protein MKRLAPAKINIFLKITGTRGRYHELRSRFVRIDSLYDTLSFEKKSRPSAGFELECDTPLPERNSVSEAYRLLKEEAPGIDSFFKEYGVRLQKRIPQGAGLGGGSSDAAAFLHLCNEVCSLNIPAKRLARIGEKIGADVPFFVYGYRSANVEGIGEDITPFEEEPPEVELFTPPLHCDTTLVYRTFRERLAERIDPIAGEEWLELPSARIMEEVDPLTANDLYAAALLAYGELERYAAPGRFFSGSGSTFFEKL from the coding sequence ATGAAGCGCCTCGCACCGGCCAAAATCAATATCTTCCTGAAGATAACCGGAACAAGGGGTAGATACCACGAGTTGCGCTCCCGTTTTGTTCGCATAGATTCGCTCTACGATACGCTGAGTTTCGAAAAGAAGAGCAGACCCTCCGCCGGATTCGAACTGGAGTGCGACACCCCGCTGCCGGAGAGAAACAGTGTAAGCGAAGCCTACCGCCTGCTGAAAGAGGAGGCGCCCGGAATCGACTCTTTTTTCAAAGAGTACGGAGTGCGTCTGCAAAAGAGAATACCCCAGGGGGCGGGGCTGGGAGGAGGAAGCTCGGATGCGGCCGCATTTTTGCACCTTTGCAACGAAGTGTGCTCCCTCAACATACCCGCAAAGAGACTGGCGCGGATAGGGGAGAAGATAGGCGCAGACGTTCCGTTCTTCGTCTACGGCTACAGGAGCGCCAACGTGGAGGGAATCGGAGAAGATATAACCCCCTTCGAAGAGGAGCCTCCTGAGGTAGAACTCTTCACGCCCCCCCTGCATTGTGATACCACCCTGGTATACAGGACCTTCAGAGAGAGGCTTGCGGAGAGAATCGATCCGATAGCCGGAGAGGAGTGGCTGGAGCTTCCGAGCGCCCGGATAATGGAGGAGGTCGACCCCCTGACGGCCAACGACCTCTACGCGGCCGCGCTGCTAGCATACGGAGAGCTGGAGAGGTATGCCGCACCGGGCAGGTTTTTCAGCGGAAGCGGCAGCACATTTTTCGAAAAGCTCTGA
- a CDS encoding tmRNA-binding protein SmpB: MSIKIVARNKKAFHEYEILEKLEAGIELLGSEVKSIRMGRVNLKDSYVRIIKGEAWVFGMHITLLESTNPHYKPDEKRPRKLLLHRKQIDKWLGKVKQEGLAIVPLMLYFNERNRAKLQIALAKGKTKHDKRESLKKRMADREARAAMKRY; the protein is encoded by the coding sequence ATGTCGATCAAAATCGTCGCAAGAAACAAAAAGGCGTTTCACGAGTATGAGATTCTCGAAAAGCTGGAAGCGGGTATAGAGCTGCTCGGCAGCGAGGTGAAGTCGATCCGGATGGGGCGCGTAAACCTGAAAGACAGCTATGTGAGGATCATAAAGGGGGAGGCGTGGGTTTTCGGAATGCATATAACCCTGCTCGAGAGCACCAACCCCCACTACAAACCTGACGAAAAACGGCCCAGGAAGCTCCTTCTGCATCGCAAACAGATCGACAAGTGGCTAGGCAAAGTGAAGCAGGAGGGGCTTGCCATCGTTCCGTTGATGCTATACTTCAATGAGAGAAACCGGGCAAAGCTGCAGATAGCGCTTGCGAAGGGGAAGACGAAACACGACAAGAGGGAGAGCCTCAAAAAGAGGATGGCGGACCGCGAAGCGCGTGCTGCGATGAAAAGGTACTGA
- a CDS encoding peptidyl-prolyl cis-trans isomerase has protein sequence MKKVIAFVTVLISMLFAQSSGKAHPEVVLHTNMGDIVLEIRPDYAPLASENFLTHVKNGYYDGTKFHRVIEDFMIQGGDPTGTGRGGESIWGKPFKDEFAPNVVFDRPGILAMANAGRNTNGSQFFITVAPTPWLNGRHTIFGYVKNGMDVVIKISETGVDRYDRPLRDIKIMKAEVVD, from the coding sequence ATGAAAAAAGTTATTGCGTTTGTAACGGTTCTGATCTCCATGCTCTTTGCCCAGAGTTCAGGCAAGGCCCACCCTGAAGTGGTGCTCCATACGAACATGGGTGACATAGTTCTGGAGATACGTCCCGATTATGCCCCTCTTGCAAGCGAAAACTTCCTTACACATGTAAAGAACGGTTACTACGACGGCACGAAGTTTCACCGTGTCATCGAGGATTTCATGATCCAGGGAGGCGATCCGACGGGAACGGGCAGAGGAGGCGAGTCTATCTGGGGCAAGCCCTTCAAAGATGAGTTTGCTCCCAACGTGGTATTCGACAGGCCCGGTATTCTGGCGATGGCAAACGCGGGAAGAAACACGAACGGCAGCCAGTTTTTCATTACGGTAGCTCCCACCCCCTGGCTTAACGGCCGCCACACGATTTTCGGATATGTCAAAAACGGGATGGATGTCGTGATAAAGATATCCGAAACAGGTGTCGACAGATACGACAGACCTCTGCGGGATATAAAGATTATGAAGGCCGAAGTTGTAGATTGA
- a CDS encoding LSU ribosomal protein L19p — protein sequence MRNRYIESFEKSQIESKSIPEFRAGDTVRVAVNIKEGEKTRVQNFEGVCIAVRGEGTGKTFIVRKIGANNVGVERIFPIYSDSIEKIEVLRRGRVRRAKLFYLRELRGKAARIKELRRK from the coding sequence ATGAGAAATCGATATATTGAGTCATTCGAAAAGTCTCAGATTGAGAGCAAGAGTATTCCGGAGTTCCGTGCAGGAGATACGGTTCGCGTCGCCGTCAACATCAAAGAGGGTGAGAAGACCCGTGTACAGAATTTCGAAGGTGTCTGCATCGCCGTTCGGGGAGAGGGTACCGGCAAGACTTTCATCGTCAGAAAGATCGGTGCCAACAATGTGGGCGTGGAGCGTATATTCCCGATCTACTCCGACAGTATCGAAAAGATAGAGGTTCTCAGACGCGGACGTGTCCGCAGGGCGAAACTCTTCTACCTGCGTGAACTGCGCGGAAAAGCCGCAAGAATCAAAGAGCTTCGAAGAAAATAG
- a CDS encoding tRNA (guanine37-N1) -methyltransferase — MRFTFVTLFWPLMEGYFKDSILKRAVESGILEIDHLDPREFTTDRHRKVDDTMAGGGAGMVMMPQPLFDTLAHIKESSRDAHIIFPTPVGKPFVQKDAKRLAEKSHIVFVSGRYEGIDERVIERWADECFSIGDYILTGGELPSMVMADAISRIVPGVLGNAQSLESESFESLLLEAPSFTRPKSFHNLSIPSELLKGNHSKINALKKTLALSKTKYFRPERYLKFTQRESDEKSIY; from the coding sequence ATGCGTTTCACTTTCGTCACACTATTCTGGCCGCTGATGGAGGGCTACTTCAAGGACTCCATTCTAAAGCGCGCCGTCGAGAGCGGTATTCTTGAGATAGACCATCTGGATCCGAGAGAGTTCACGACCGACCGACACCGCAAAGTGGACGACACGATGGCCGGCGGCGGTGCCGGAATGGTCATGATGCCGCAGCCCCTCTTCGATACGCTTGCGCATATAAAAGAGAGTTCGCGTGACGCTCATATCATATTCCCGACACCGGTCGGAAAGCCGTTTGTGCAAAAAGATGCCAAAAGGCTGGCCGAAAAGAGCCACATCGTGTTTGTGAGCGGGCGGTACGAGGGGATAGACGAGCGCGTCATAGAGAGATGGGCGGACGAGTGCTTCTCTATCGGCGACTATATACTTACCGGAGGCGAGCTGCCGTCGATGGTGATGGCCGATGCGATAAGCAGGATAGTACCAGGTGTTCTCGGAAATGCACAATCCCTGGAGTCGGAGAGCTTCGAATCTCTTCTCCTGGAGGCACCGTCGTTCACCAGACCTAAAAGTTTCCATAATTTAAGCATACCTTCAGAGTTATTAAAGGGAAATCATAGTAAAATTAACGCCCTGAAAAAAACGCTGGCGTTATCTAAAACAAAATATTTTCGCCCGGAGCGATATTTGAAATTTACCCAAAGGGAAAGTGATGAGAAATCGATATATTGA
- a CDS encoding 16S rRNA processing protein RimM: MNPEKIPVARIGKSVGLKGDMRLNLLSDFPEQFKPGAKFMSDRGDLVVESYNPSRGVIRFRGIESVDEAKPLTNAYLYTTKEAGEAACRLGKDEYFWYQIIGLELVEDGEKIGRISDIERLAGTDYLQVETSAALVEKGAAKRFLVPYIDRYIVGVDLKEGIVESSGAKEILEAS; the protein is encoded by the coding sequence GTGAACCCCGAAAAGATTCCTGTAGCCCGGATAGGGAAGAGTGTCGGGCTCAAAGGCGATATGCGCCTCAATCTGCTGAGCGATTTTCCCGAGCAGTTCAAACCCGGTGCAAAGTTTATGAGCGACAGGGGTGATCTGGTTGTCGAATCCTACAACCCTTCGAGGGGGGTGATCAGGTTCAGGGGCATAGAGAGTGTAGACGAAGCGAAACCTCTTACCAACGCATATCTCTACACTACGAAAGAGGCCGGCGAAGCTGCATGCAGACTCGGTAAAGATGAGTATTTCTGGTATCAGATAATAGGCCTTGAGCTTGTCGAAGATGGTGAAAAGATCGGCCGTATCTCCGATATAGAGCGGCTTGCCGGAACGGACTACCTTCAGGTCGAGACATCCGCGGCCCTGGTAGAGAAGGGGGCCGCGAAGAGGTTTCTTGTGCCATATATCGACCGCTACATCGTCGGTGTCGACCTGAAAGAGGGGATAGTAGAGAGTTCGGGCGCAAAAGAGATCCTGGAAGCCAGCTGA
- a CDS encoding KH domain RNA binding protein YlqC: MVEDFVRDFAKMIASHPGLISVKRQNLGENFDEIVIYAHKEDAGKLIGKEGRMINALKTVISGCKAKDGISYRVNVQAIEESKG, encoded by the coding sequence ATGGTCGAAGATTTTGTGCGCGATTTTGCGAAGATGATCGCATCACACCCCGGGCTGATATCAGTAAAACGGCAGAACCTGGGTGAAAACTTCGATGAGATCGTAATCTACGCGCACAAAGAGGATGCCGGCAAACTGATAGGAAAAGAGGGGCGTATGATCAATGCCCTGAAAACCGTTATCAGCGGCTGCAAGGCCAAAGACGGCATCAGCTACCGGGTAAATGTACAGGCGATAGAGGAGTCGAAGGGGTGA
- a CDS encoding SSU ribosomal protein S16p, producing the protein MTTIRLTRMGRKKRPFYRIVVTDSRKRRDSGWIESIGYYNPMTEPATVKIDEERLNYWLSVGAKPSERVKKLTGK; encoded by the coding sequence ATGACTACCATAAGACTTACGCGCATGGGACGCAAAAAGAGACCTTTTTACAGAATCGTTGTGACAGACAGCAGAAAAAGACGTGACAGCGGCTGGATAGAGTCCATAGGATACTACAATCCGATGACCGAGCCCGCTACCGTCAAGATAGACGAAGAGAGACTCAACTACTGGCTCAGCGTAGGCGCCAAGCCGAGTGAGCGTGTCAAGAAACTCACCGGAAAGTAA
- a CDS encoding signal recognition particle, subunit Ffh SRP54, with translation MFESLSSSFQNAISKIRFRDDEKALKRALGELKKSLLKADVHHKVVKELLSVVERETKLAGIGKENFLKALKEELTQILTAPGKQGFVYSSTPPTVVMMAGLQGSGKTTTSGKLAYYLKLRKKRVLLAAADLQRLAAVEQLRQIAEQIEVDVFADESIGDPVEVAKRALQKAKDGNYDVLIVDTAGRLAIDEELMDEIKRVKEVLNPDEIFYVADSLTGQDAVRSAAAFNKELGVTGVILSKYDGDSKGGVALGIAKQVGVPLRFIGSGEKMPDLEVFIPDRIVGRLMGAGDIESLAERASAVIDEKEAKRVARKIKKGQFNFNDFLEQLEQMKKLGSLKSIVGMIPGMGKMANALKDMDLENSGEIKKIKALISSMTPAERENPDLLNNSRKRRIAKGAGLNQMEVNKVLKQFKNAAKMAKKFSGKKGMQDLQNMMSQMQGGGFPR, from the coding sequence GTGTTCGAGTCGTTAAGCAGCAGTTTTCAAAATGCCATATCGAAGATACGTTTCAGAGATGACGAAAAGGCGCTCAAGCGTGCTCTGGGTGAGCTGAAAAAGTCTCTGCTGAAGGCTGACGTACACCATAAAGTGGTCAAAGAGCTGCTCAGTGTAGTGGAGCGTGAAACAAAACTCGCCGGAATAGGTAAAGAGAACTTTCTAAAAGCCCTCAAGGAGGAGTTGACGCAGATCCTGACAGCACCGGGAAAGCAGGGTTTCGTCTACAGTTCGACTCCCCCTACCGTCGTGATGATGGCCGGTCTGCAGGGATCCGGAAAGACGACGACATCGGGTAAGCTCGCCTACTATCTCAAGCTCAGAAAGAAGAGGGTTCTTCTTGCGGCGGCCGACCTCCAGCGCCTTGCCGCAGTAGAGCAGCTCAGGCAGATAGCGGAGCAGATCGAGGTCGACGTTTTCGCCGACGAGTCGATAGGAGATCCGGTCGAGGTGGCGAAAAGAGCGCTGCAGAAGGCCAAAGATGGAAACTACGACGTTCTGATAGTCGATACCGCGGGCCGTCTGGCTATCGACGAGGAGCTGATGGATGAGATCAAGAGGGTAAAAGAGGTTCTGAACCCCGACGAGATCTTCTATGTCGCCGACTCCCTTACCGGGCAGGATGCCGTAAGAAGTGCGGCAGCGTTCAACAAGGAGCTGGGAGTTACCGGTGTCATCCTGAGCAAATATGACGGAGACAGCAAGGGCGGTGTGGCTCTGGGTATAGCCAAGCAGGTCGGGGTACCGCTTCGCTTCATAGGTTCGGGAGAGAAGATGCCCGACCTGGAGGTTTTCATTCCCGACCGTATCGTCGGACGTCTCATGGGCGCGGGAGATATAGAGTCTCTTGCCGAGAGAGCCTCCGCGGTCATCGATGAGAAAGAGGCCAAAAGGGTCGCGAGAAAGATCAAGAAGGGGCAGTTCAACTTCAACGACTTCCTTGAGCAGCTTGAGCAGATGAAGAAGCTGGGAAGCCTGAAGTCCATAGTAGGCATGATTCCCGGGATGGGAAAGATGGCCAACGCCCTCAAAGATATGGACCTCGAGAACTCCGGAGAGATCAAGAAGATCAAGGCGCTTATAAGCTCGATGACTCCGGCGGAGAGGGAGAATCCCGATCTTCTCAACAACAGCCGCAAGAGGCGGATAGCCAAAGGGGCCGGCCTCAACCAGATGGAGGTCAACAAGGTTCTGAAACAGTTCAAAAACGCAGCAAAGATGGCCAAAAAGTTTTCCGGCAAAAAGGGGATGCAGGATCTCCAGAATATGATGAGCCAGATGCAGGGCGGCGGGTTCCCCCGCTGA
- a CDS encoding ribosomal large subunit pseudouridine synthase D → MDRRGKDAVTHIEPVMIVGSRTKLRVTIETGRTHQIRVHLRSIGHPIIGDSQYGVVSAQTNRMLLHALELKLLGYDFRAKEPKGFDVFAGA, encoded by the coding sequence GTGGATCGCAGGGGGAAAGATGCCGTTACGCATATAGAGCCGGTGATGATCGTAGGCAGCCGTACGAAGCTGAGGGTCACGATAGAGACGGGACGTACCCATCAGATAAGAGTGCACCTCAGGAGCATCGGGCATCCGATTATCGGTGATTCGCAGTATGGAGTGGTGTCGGCGCAGACGAACCGGATGCTTCTTCACGCACTGGAGCTGAAGCTGCTAGGTTACGACTTCAGGGCGAAAGAGCCGAAAGGGTTCGACGTATTTGCAGGCGCCTAA
- a CDS encoding ribosomal large subunit pseudouridine synthase D, with the protein MKTDEKREKAYKLLAVQMGLSNSKAKELIDRGVVYVGNRKVAIARGELPVETKFRVLKLNEPRVIFENDEVLAIDKPAFLTSDEAASSFKGARLLHRLDRETSGVLLLSRSKSFHKRAEEAFRARAVYKVYTC; encoded by the coding sequence ATGAAAACAGATGAGAAGAGAGAGAAGGCTTACAAACTTCTGGCGGTACAGATGGGGCTTTCGAACTCCAAGGCCAAGGAGCTGATAGACAGGGGTGTAGTCTATGTGGGAAACAGAAAAGTCGCGATAGCCAGAGGGGAGCTGCCGGTAGAGACGAAGTTTCGTGTTCTGAAGCTCAACGAGCCGAGGGTCATTTTCGAAAACGATGAAGTGCTGGCTATAGACAAACCCGCTTTCCTTACAAGCGACGAAGCGGCTTCATCGTTCAAAGGTGCCAGGCTGCTGCACAGGCTCGACCGCGAAACGAGCGGTGTTCTGCTCCTCTCCAGGAGCAAATCTTTCCATAAGCGTGCGGAGGAGGCGTTCAGGGCCAGGGCGGTCTACAAGGTGTATACCTGCTAG